In the Oryzias latipes chromosome 23, ASM223467v1 genome, one interval contains:
- the ptpro gene encoding receptor-type tyrosine-protein phosphatase O isoform X4, whose translation MPPTPLLVHALLLCLSQSLTAFQVSVSDDGLIAATLEPSDLQDNVTAYAAQVSGEPRLVLVPFLNTKEALLFNASFHGLCYTVGLLLKLGQNWSRPVKSVPVLTKPLPVRSAHISDYKEAPETGVVFDIDPPSRTVFSRVNISFTEGQERRSMLYKDFYRGKTVFKHWLPGVCYRNITFQLISEATVNRTALVTHSDITHTPLHYRTVPYPPLNVSHKILHLSQRPPRLLKAEGGPRLSRQARDVPLMEEEEQTQPYQEDTAGGAATATPLAFNTTGGSMGDAVVNGSQAEEAEPQSSWLNQTEPPHAEEDEEFVNAVVSDYEDSNEPGSGMVVPAEPAVLLTRPPPILLELRWLPPRPPTSYNGFVVYVYRDGNSTETAIVDENTHEFFTELSEPGTYRARVSTLSSSGDCEARESGTDAGVSFYLGPDGELLEELRERPRGVSVRLLDSTTATVSWAPSAERHNGSLVSVVSATCLKPSLSQRMENTYCSEENSTSDIISSLTPGAQYRVVVYHTNGPLISPPSEPVIIDIEPTGVRELAVYPLSPTAVILSWQRPYHVAFRKYVLQTFFFNPVTLASEWTTYYEIAATASVIASVRVTDLLPAWYYNFRVSMVTWGEPPLSCCDSSTVSFVTAPEAPHISSVDYAHGVLSVRWTYGELFIDLSHSRMLHWQVVAVGRKGPERSYSVDVTRSVMRASLPLPPGDIYNLTVTACTERSRNTSTPNIIKLEPAPPRSLYAVNATHSSATLLWSEEGVVDYYQVLCRPCKASKELKAHEPLTSTSHVLTVSGLMPSSTYNCSVTSFSYSTPSRPAHVTVTTVDKEMNPSVAAISALAVLSVLLVSLLLLFLLVLRKKHLQMSRECGAETFVNFPSFEREGKLPYNCPVQLDDFEAYFKDMGKDSAYKFSLQFEELKSVGLDLSHDAADLPVNRPKNRYTNILPYDFSRVKLISLHNDEGADYINANYIPGYKHSREYIATQGPLPETRVDFWKMVLQQKAPIIVMLTQCNERRRVKCDHYWPFTDEPVMYGEISVEMLSQSESQEWITRKFRLEYADETQDVLHLNYTSWPDHGVPTVNAIESILQFVHIVRQQANRTKDPIIVHCSAGVGRTGTFIALDRLMQHMREHEFVDILGMVSEMRSHRLSMVQTEEQYVFIHQCVLLMWQKKKQQSITSDVIYENASKT comes from the exons ATGCCGCCCACCCCGCTGCTCGTACACGCGCTTCTGCTCTGCCTCAGCCAG agCCTGACGGCGTTCCAGGTGTCGGTGAGCGATGACGGTTTGATCGCCGCCACTCTGGAGCCATCCGACCTCCAGGACAACGTGACGGCGTACGCGGCGCAGGTCTCTGGAGAACCTCGGCTGGTCCTGGTTCCGTTCCTCAACACCAAGGAGGCTCTGCTGTTCAACGCCTCCTTCCACGGCCTGTGCTACACCGTGGGCCTGCTGCTCAAACTGGGTCAGAACTGGTCCCGCCCCGTGAAGAGCGTTCCCGTTCTCACCA AACCGCTGCCTGTACGCAGCGCTCACATATCGGACTACAAGGAGGCGCCAGAGACCGGCGTGGTGTTTGACATAGACCCCCCCTCCAGGACCGTCTTCAGCAGAGTCAACATCAGCTTCACGGAGGGGCAGGAGCGCCGCAGCATGCTCTACAAAG atttCTACCGCGGGAAGACGGTGTTCAAGCACTGGTTGCCTGGAGTTTGTTACCGGAACATCACCTTCCAGCTGATCTCAGAGGCCACCGTCAACCGGACGGCGCTGGTGACCCACAGTGACATCACGCACACGCCTCTGCACTACCGCACAG TGccgtacccccccctcaacgtcTCTCATAAGATCCTCCACCTGAGCCAGAGGCCGCCTCGACTCCTCAAGGCCGAGGGGGGGCCGCGGTTGTCCCGTCAGGCGCGGGACGTCCCcctgatggaggaggaggagcagacgCAGCCTTACCAGGAGGACACCGCTGGGGGGGCGGCCACAGCGACCCCCCTCGCCTTCAACACTACAGGCGGCTCCATGGGAGACGCGGTTGTAAACGGCAGCCAGGcggaggaggcggagcctcaAAGCTCTTGGCTGAACCAGACGGAACCCCCTCACGCGGAGGAAGACGAGGAGTTCGTGAACGCCGTGGTGTCGGACTACGAGGACTCAAACGAGCCCGGTTCAGGCATGGTCGTCCCCGCAGAGCCCGCCGTTCTGCTCACCAGGCCCCCCCCCATCCTGCTGGAGCTGCGCTGGCTGCCCCCCCGCCCGCCCACCAGCTACAATGGCTTTGTGGTCTACGTCTACAGAGACG GAAACTCCACAGAAACGGCCATCGTGGACGAGAACACTCACGAGTTCTTCACAGAGTTATCTGAACCGGGAACGTATCGGGCTCGGGTCAGCACGCTGAGCTCATCCGGAGACTGCGAGGCCCGGGAGAGCGGCACCGATGCCGGTGTGTCCTTTTACCTGG GTCCAGATGGAGAGCTGCTGGAGGAGCTGCGCGAGCGTCCCCGGGGCGTCAGCGTCCGGCTGCTGGACTCCACCACCGCCACCGTGTCCTGGGCGCCGTCCGCAGAGCGGCACAACGGCAGCCTGGTGTCGGTGGTGTCCGCCACGTGCCTGAAGCCCAGCCTGAGCCAGAGGATGGAGAACACCTACTGCAGCGAG GAGAACTCCACGAGTGACATCATCAGCAGCCTGACGCCCGGCGCGCAGTACCGCGTGGTCGTGTACCACACAAACGGACCTCTGATCAGCCCGCCGTCAGAGCCCGTCATCATCGACATCG AGCCCACCGGCGTGCGCGAGCTGGCCGTGTACCCTCTCAGCCCGACGGCGGTGATCCTGAGCTGGCAGCGGCCGTACCACGTGGCCTTCCGGAAGTACGTGCTACAGACGTTTTTCTTCAACCCCGTCACTCTGGCGTCCGAGTGGACCACCTACTACGAGATCGCCGCCACCGCCTCCGTCATCGCCTCCGTG AGAGTCACCGACCTGCTGCCCGCCTGGTACTACAACTtccgcgtttccatggtgacgtGGGGGGAGCCGCCGCTCAGCTGTTGCGATAGCTCCACTGTCAGCTTCGTCACAG CTCCTGAGGCCCCCCACATCTCCTCGGTGGATTACGCCCACGGCGTTCTGTCCGTCCGCTGGACGTACGGCGAGCTCTTCATCGACCTGTCCCACTCGCGGATGCTGCACTGGCAGGTGGTGGCCGTGGGGAGGAAGGGGCCCGAGAGGAGCTACTCTGTGGAT GTGACCCGCAGCGTAATGCGGGCCAGcctccccctccctccaggAGACATCTACAACCTGACAGTGACGGCGTGCACGGAGCGCAGCAGGAACACGTCCACGCCCAACATCATCAAGCTGG AGCCGGCCCCCCCCAGGTCCCTGTACGCCGTCAACGCCACTCACTCTTCCGCCACGCTGCTGTGGAGCGAGGAGGGCGTGGTCGACTACTACCAGGTCCTCTGCAGACCCTGCAAAGCCAGCAAAGAGCTGAAG GCTCATGAGCCCCTCACCTCCACCTCCCACGTGCTGACGGTGTCCGGTCTGATGCCGTCATCCACCTACAACTGCAGCGTGACCAGCTTCAGCTACAGCACGCCCAGCCGGCCCGCGCACGTGACCGTCACCACCGTCG ATAAAGAGATGAACCCGAGCGTGGCCGCCATCTCGGCGCTGGCCGTCCTGAGCGTGCTGCTCGTCAgcctgctgctcctcttcctcctcgttcTGCGCAAGAAGCACCTGCAGATGAGCAG agAATGCGGCGCCGAGACCTTCGTCAACTTTCCCTCCTTTGAGAGAGAAGGGAAGCTCCCCTACAACTG CCCGGTGCAGTTGGACGACTTTGAGGCGTACTTTAAAGACATGGGCAAAGACTCCGCCTACAAGTTCTCCCTGCAGTTTGAG GAGCTGAAGAGCGTCGGTCTGGACCTGAGCCACGACGCCGCGGACCTCCCGGTCAACAGGCCCAAGAACAGATACACCAACATCCTGCCCT ACGACTTCAGTCGGGTGAAGCTGATCTCGTTGCACAACGATGAAGGTGCAGACTACATCAATGCCAACTACATCCCC GGCTACAAACACTCCAGGGAGTACATCGCCACCCAGGGGCCGCTGCCCGAGACGCGCGTCGACTTCTGGAAGatggttctgcagcagaaagcGCCCATCATCGTCATGCTGACTCAGTGCAACGAGCGGCGGCGG GTGAAGTGCGATCACTACTGGCCCTTCACGGACGAGCCAGTGATGTACGGCGAGATCAGCGTGGAGATGCTGTCCCAGAGCGAGTCCCAGGAGTGGATCACCCGCAAGTTCAGGCTGGAATAC GCGGACGAGACGCAGGACGTCCTGCATCTGAACTACACATCGTGGCCGGATCACGGCGTTCCCACCGTCAAcgccatcgagagcatcctgcAGTTTGTCCACATCGTCCGGCAGCAGGCCAACCGGACCAAAGACCCCATCATCGTCCACTGCag CGCCGGGGTGGGCCGCACCGGGACCTTCATCGCTCTGGACCGCCTCATGCAGCACATGAGGGAGCACGAGTTCGTGGACATCCTGGGGATGGTGTCTGAGATGAGGTCCCACCGGCTGTCCATGGTCCAGACGGAG GAGCAGTACGTCTTCATCCATCAGTGCGTCCTGCTCATGtggcagaagaagaagcagcagtCCATCACCTCGGACGTCATCTACGAGAACGCCAGCAAGACATAG